The Burkholderia glumae LMG 2196 = ATCC 33617 sequence GCAACGAGGTCACCTCCGGCAAGCGAGTGCCAACGCTCACGTAGACAATTGTGGCCGGTAGCATCCCTAGCTGGCTTACCCAATAGAACGTCCGGAGGGGGATTGCCGTGACGCCCATCATCAAGTTGACCAGCCAGAAAGGCACGGCTGGAACCAGACGCAGCGACAACAAGTACATCCAGCCCTCTCGCCGTACACCCTCGTCGATCGGTCCCAGCCGGTCCGCGAAACGCGCCGCGACAGCATTGCGCAACACGTAGCGGGAAGCGGCAAACGCCAGTGTCGCGCCGATCGTCGACGCGAATGAAACGAGCACACTGCCCCAGACGACCCCGAACAGCGCGCCGACCGCGAGCGTCAGCACCGCCGCACCTGGGATCGACAATGCCGCTACGATCACGTAGCCGGCAAGGAACGCCAACGACGTCGCGAGAGGATGCAGGTCGCGCAGGCGAACGAATGCCGCTTGTTGAGTCTTTGCATAGTCAAGCGACACGTAGTGCAGCCCGCCGAGGCTGAAGAACGCGATGATCGTCACGCCGATGACCGCGACCAGGGCGAGGCGGCCGACGCCGAACCGCACGGCGCCGGACCGCGTACTTTCATCATGATTTGCGGAGGCCGCGCTCATCTCACTTTCCTGATCGGCTGTGCTTTAGCCAGTGGTCTAGAGACAAGCCGCCCGGCCCCCAGACCAGCAGCACCAGCAGCGAAATGCCCCAATATAGATGACTCTGAATCGCCGCCGGACAGTCAAAGTGGAACAGATCAGGGTAGGAAATGACAGCGACCGCATTCACGAAAAACAAGCCCAATGCAGCCGGACGCGACAGGAAGCCAACGAACAGCAGTGCCGGAAACGTGAGCTCGCCGAATGCCCCCAGCGCGGCCGCGACGTTCGGCGCAAGCAGCGGCGTGTGATAAACGTCGTGAAACATCGATAGCGTGTTGCCCCAGTCGCTGATCTTGAGGAGCCCGGACTTAAAGAACTGCCAGCCGACGAACCATCGCAATCCGAGGTTCACGAGCGCCCCGCCGTAACGTTGCAATTTCCCGTTGAATCGTTCGGCCATGAAACCGGCCTTGACCACTGTGTTCATCACCCACTCCTCAGATTTTTCGTTGCTCATTCAAATGTCGCGGCGACGATAATTTTCCGCTCGATCCAGGTCCGCCAGGCCGTGGCGAAGTCGAAGTCGCGGTCGATGGCAAGTGCAACATCGAGCGCCGCGCCGAGCGATTCGTGCCGGCGCAACGCCGCCAGCATCCCGAAAGTCGCCGGCGTCACCGCATGAACGACCGGAAGCCACCGGGGACGCGAGACGACGATCCATTGGGGCGCGTCGATGTCGTGCACCGTCTGCTCGTTTCCGTCTTCCTGATGGGCAAGCCAGAGATCGGCCGCTGACGTCGACGTATGCAGCAGCTCGACAGCGGGATCAAGCGAAAGGAAAGCCGACTCGAGCGTATCGGGCGCGAGCCGCGCCCATTGTTCGGCTGACCACGACATCGCTTCTGCTGCGAAATAGGCCCGGTGCACGGCCCATTCGAGGCGGGCGACGTCGGCCAGATAGCGGTACGGTGCAGTCGGCGGCCACGACGCCAGAAGTTCCGACATCCGGTGACCGAACTGATTGAGATCGCCCGAACTGGCCGGATCGGCCAATCCGTATTCGCGCGACAGCGCAACAAAGAATGCGTCACCGATGAGCGCGTGCACCACCGGATAGGCCGACGCCAACACCTGGTGCCACGTCCCGGTCAGGTTCCCGCGATACAGCGCCAAGCGGTTCCAATTGCGTGTGTCTTTCCCGGCCAGCATGCCGAGCATGCGTTTCCCGGCGTCGGGATGTAGCAATGCTTCGACGAACTCCCGCTGCAGATCTTTAAGCGGCTTGTCCACCCGTCCTCCCCGATGCCCGCGCCGCGGCCAACCTCCGCGCCGTTGCGGCCTCATCCAGTAGCACATCGATCGGCGGAATGTCGGTATCCCATTCGACGAGCGTCGAAATCGGCCCGAAACGATCAAGGGCCTGTTCGTAGAGCGCCCAGACATCGGAGCAAACCCGGCTCCCGTGGTTGTCGATCACCGAATCCTCGGTGACGAGATGTCCGGCCAGATGAATTTCCCGCACTGCATCCGGCGCGACGCGGTCAATCGCCGCCAACGCGTCCTCGCGGTGATTGCACTGGTTCACATAGAGATTGTTGAGGTCGAGCAGGACGGCGCAGCCCGTTTGCCTGACGACTTCCATCAAAAATTCCATTTCCTTCATTTCATCGTGCCCGAAACGCAGATGACTCGAAATGTTCTCGAGCAGAATGGTCCGCTTCAGGACGGTCTGCATTTGATCGACGTGGCGCGTCACCACGCCAAGTGCCTCCTGGGTGAACGGCAACGGCAGCAAATCGTTCACGTGCCGCGTCGGCACGGCCGACCAACACAAATGCTCCGACACGAGCACCGGCTGGAACCGGCTGACCAGCGCCGCGATCCGGTCGAGATGTCGGGTATCGACCGGCATCGCTGAACCCAGACCGAGGCCGACCCCATGAAAGCTCAGGGGATAGTCCTGCCGCACGCACTCAAGCACGTGAAGATCGTAACCGCCGTCGCCCAGATAGTTTTCCGTATGGACCTCTACCCAGTCCACCGGTTGTTTCCGATCGAGGAAATCGCGATAGTGCGCATGGCGGAGACCAATGCCCACGCCGAGATCGCAATTTGGGCGTGCCGCCCTGGCCGCGCGGCTGCGCGTCGACTCGAGCACTGATCGTCCGGTTGCCATGATCGCGTCAAGCCTCCTTGCCGCCCAGCTTGTCGCACGCGCTCTTCGGCATCAGCTTGAAGTCGAGCGGGTCGTAATCCTTCTTCGACTGGCCGGCGCATGCATGAGCCCCCGTCTTGCTCGCACAATCGTTCTGACCGGCTTTCGCGACCCCGTAACACTTGAGTTTGGCTTCGTCGGCCTGTGCGGTTGCGGAAAGGCTTGCGCCGAGGGCGCCTGCAAGGGCGGCGGCAATAAGGATGCGTCGCTTGTTGTCCATGCTGCAATTCTCCTGGTGGGCCCCGATAGGGCGGCTGGTAAAGGGCGATCCGGCGGTTTTCACGTCGGGTCACTGGTTAGACGACTCCGATCGCGGGCGTTTACAGCCATTCCTGTCAGCAGCGCCGGGCGCAGCGTTCCAGTTGCCGCTATGATTTCTGTTCCACCGGTGCTTCCCGCCGGCCCAGCCGCCCACCATCACCGCCATGAGGCGCCTCGACTGGACCTCGTGACGCATGGCGGGACCCCACCGACGCAGGAGGCTGCCATGTCTGCCCGTTCGTCACGTCGCCGCATCCTCGTGTTCGATGTCAACGAGACCTTACTGGACATAGAGGTGCTTCACCCGTTCTTTGCCCGTGTGTTCGGCGACGCCGGCACGATGCGTCAGTGGTTTGCCGAACTGATTCTCTATTCCGAGGCCTTGTCGCTCAGCGGACGCTATGTCGAATTCGGCACCTTGTCAGTGGCGGTCTTGCGCATGGTCGCGGAAATCAGGAAAGTGACCCTCATGCCCGCCGACGTTGAGCAATTCGCCGCGACGATGCGCACGCTGCCGCCGCATCGGGACGTGCCGGAGGCACTGAACCGACTGGCCGCCGCGGGCTTCAGGATGGTGACGTTGACCAATTCGACCAGTCATGCCGGGCAGGCCGTGCTCGACAGCGCCGGCCTGACGCGTTATTTCGAACGGCTGTTTTCGGTGGACGAAGTCAAGCGGTTCAAGCCGGACCGCGAGGTATACGTGCACGTTGCAAACGAGCTAGCAGTCAGGCCGGAGCAGCTCCGGCTGATTGCCGCGCACACTTGGGACACGCTCGGCGCGATGGCCGCAGGCTACGCGGCCGCACTGGTCGCGCGGCCGGGCAATGCCCCTCTGCCGGTCGGGGAGCAACCCGACATCGTGGCACCCGATCTGGTTACGGTAGCCGACCGCATCATTGCTACCGACATCGAATAGATCGGCGACGAAGCGACGTATCATGAACCGGCCAACTTGGCAGATGCACCCGGTGCGCGACATTTTGGTACACTCGGACCAAAATGGAGGATGGAATACCGATGGCAAGACCCATGGAGTTCGACCGCAGCGAAGCGCTGGCACGCGCCATCGATGCGTTCTGGGAATGCGGATACGGCGCACTGTCGGCCAATGATCTGGCGGACAGGATGCGAATCGGCAAGTCGTCCCTCTACAACACCTTCGGATCCAAGGCCGAACTTCTGCAGGAAGCGGTTGTCGGTTATACGGACCTGAAATCGGCGGCGCTGCAACAAGCGATGCGTGGACGAAGCGCGGTGGACGTCTTGCGCGCGCTGCTACTTGATATCGTGAAGCGCAACGACGACGGGCGAGGTTGCCTGCTCGTGAACACTGCGGTCGAACTCGGCCGGCACGATGCACACGTTGCGCAAACGACGCGGGCAGGATTCGACGCCATGGCGGCGGCTTTCGAAGGGCTCATCGCTTCGGCGCAGCAGGCCGGAGAAATTCGCGCAGATCTTGACGCGAAAGATCATGCGCGCATCCTCGTCACAAGCATCGCCGGTCTGCGCGTGATGGTCCAGAGTGGCTTTACCAGCAAGGAAATGCGACCGTTCATCGAGACGGTTCTTGCCAGCATGCGCATCTGATTTTTTTTGACCATTTTGTACCATTGGTCCAAAATGGATTCCAATCGGAAGACTCGTCTCCACGGCGATCTTCCTTCAAGGAGGTATAGCAATGAACCAGACTGCACGACTGTCCCTTTCCCCAGTCAGCGCCGAAACCGCGCAAGGGCGTACGAAGGAGGTACTCGACACTGCGCGTCAGCAGGTGGGCTTCATTCCCAACATGTATGCCGGCATGGCGAACTTCCCGGCCGTGCTCGATACCTATCTGCATGGCTATAAGCTGTTCCGGACGGAATCGGCGCTCACGCCGGCCGAGCAGGAAACGGTCTTTCTTGCGATTTCGCGGGCCAACGAATGCACCTACTGTATGGCGGCTCACAGCATGATTGCGACGGCTGTTTCCAAAACACCCGTCGACGTCGTGCAGGCCATCCGCTCGGATAGTCCGATCGACGATCCGAAACTGGCTGCGTTGGCCGAATTTACTCGGCTGATGGTGATGTCGCGCGGCCGCCCGACCTCGGAACAACTGAGCGCATTCGTCTCGGCGGGCTATACGGAGCACACGGTCCTCGAAATCATTCTGGCGATCGCCGTCAAGACGCTCAGCAATTATTCGAACCATGTATTCCACACCGAAGTCGATCAGAAGTTCCAGGACTTCGCGTGGGCGCCGCCCACACAGGGCTGATTCGTGGGCCTGCGGCCTGCCCCGTCGTTTATATCGGGAGGCCGCAGCCGAACTTCCGCCGCAGGCTGAAATGCTACGGTCGCGCAATCAATTGATGGTGTGCGTCCACGCCGATAGTGCCACGCAATCGTCCGTGCGTCTGCCCGTCGGAATGGTAGACCACGAGTACCGCATTGTCGTGCGTCAACGGTACGGGCGCGATGGTCGTGACCACGGCGTAACCAATCGAGTCCGCAACAAAGCTATTGGTTTCACCGGTTCCGTCCAGCGGCGTGAATCCGACCGGCTTCTGGTCGAAGTGATTCTCGAACAAGCTGTAGTGTCCATTGGGTTTCAGGTGGGACAGCACAACGGTGACCTTTTCGTGTCCGTTTGCCGCGGGGCTGAGGACGACGTCACCGCTCGCGCTAAGCCAGGTGCCCAATGACATGTCGAGCGGTTTATCCAGCGCGTTTACGATTGGCAAGGACTTGTTGTCTGAAATGTGTGCATTGCGTATTCCTGCAACATGCTTGATCCCCTGCGGCCCGATTCCCGAGGTACCCGACGGCTCCGCGACGAAGACTTGCGGGTCGAGCGGCACCGGCTGATGGGTTTCGGCGGAAAAGAAATCTGCGTGCGTCACAAGAGTTAGTACGTCGCTCTGCGCATGCACGGAAAGACTCATCGCACTGCCCAGACCAAGCAGACCCAGCGCGATCGCGCTTCGTGACGCACGTCTCATCAGTTCCTTCATGATGCATTTCCCCATGGTGTGTGGTAATCGACGATCGGAAGAATCATACGCTGGCCCGCTGCGCGGGAAAACGCTCTGACCTATGTCATGGAGTTCACTGGTTTCGCGACCGGTGATTTCCATGATCTCGTATTCCAGCGGCGGCTCGCCGTCTAACAAGACGATAGACGGCGACACATGTGAGAGCCAATGCCAGCGTAGCGACCACGAACGCGAGGCCATTCCAGCCCGTCAGCATTCGATCGCCCAGCAGGTTGAGGCAGATCGTGAGCGGAAGAATGCCGATTCCGGTGGCCCAGAGGAATGTCCACAGCGAAACGTCGGTCAAGGCCGACGCGTAGTTGACCAGATTGAACGCAATCGCCGGCAGCAGGCGAGCCAGCAGGATGGTCAACCCCGCGTGCTGTCGTGACCAGGACGCGAGTTGCGCTTGCTGACGCGCCGGCAGCATCCAGCGTACGAACGGTCGTCCGAGCCCGCGGACGATGCCGAATGCGCTCGTCGCACCGATCATCGCGCCGACCCAAGTGATCACGCTGCCCCACACCGGTCCGTAGATGACGCCGTTGGCGATCGCAATCACTTCGGCAGGAAACGGCAGGAAGGAATGAACCGTCATCAGCGCGATCGACAGCAACATGCCCCACGCGCCGAGCGACCGTATTGCCGCGACCGCCCGACGCACCGTGTCGATCCCGAACCATTGCGGAAATTGACCCCACGCCCACCATCCGGCTGTGAGCAATAGAAGCCCGGCGACGGCAATTGCTATCCGCGTCACGCTCACGCGATGACGTGGTGCGTCGTAGGTCATCACGCGCCCCCACTTCTGCTTGTAACGCTTGCGCTGGCCCGACACGCCTAAGGGGCAATGCTCCGATACAGCCCGTCGCGATTCGACGTTCAGGTCAGGCGGGCGTGACCTGCGAAGCGCGCGTGCCGTACACGGCGCCGAGCACCGCGCCGAACACCAGGTGCAGCATCAGCGTCATGACGGGAGCCGCCATGCCCAGATCGAGGCCGAAGAATCCGGCGCCCGCCATCGGCATCATGGCGAACATCATGACCAGCCACGGTACGACGGCAAACAACATCCCCTTGAGCCAGAACGGCCCTGGGAACATCCGGCTCGTCGATGCAAATGCGATACCCCACACAATACCGATCATGAAATGCATGACCCAGCCGACGACCGGCGTGGACATGCCGAGCATGTGCGAAATCATGCCGATCGGGTCGAGTTCCGGCATCACGCCCATCGCGTGTTTCATCATTATCAGGATCGATAGCACGACTGTTGCCACGAATCCGGCCAGCATTCCTCGCCCGATGGCGGGTTTTTCGTTTTGAATTGCATTGCTCATGGTTTCCTCCAACACGTTTGAAGTGACGAACAGACAGGCGTCAAAACAGCCGCCCAGTACACCCGTTTAGACGACGTCCATGGTCGCGGTTTACGTTGATTCTTCCGACGATGCGTGCCAGGCGCCAGGGTCCTGCTTTCGCGGAAATCGAAATTCGTCAATCGGGCAGTGGGTTCGGAAACGGATGTAAACGCCCGAGGCTTTCGCCGTCTAAGCAATGCATGGGACGAGCGATCTCACCCCGATCTTCATGTCGGAAAGTTGAATAGCCCGTCGAATCGTCGCGCCGCGGGACCGCACTTTTGCAGTCGTCCGGCTCTTGCCGCGTCGCAGCATACGGAGACGCGTGTAATTCCACCGCCGGACGCCTCGGAGGGATGAACGTGGACGATCAACGGGATTCGCGGTGGGTTGCCCTCACGAAGGCGGCGCAGGCCGGCGACCCGATCAGCTATGCGACGCTGCTGCGCGAGGTTTCGCCATTTTTGAGGCGCGTGGCCAGACAGGGCTGGCCACGAGGCAACGCGGCGGATATTGAGGACGTCGTTCAAGAAACGTTGCTCACCCTCCACGCCGTCCGGCACACCTTCGACCCCACTCGCCCATTTACGCCGTGGCTGCTCTCCCTGCTCCAGCGACGCATCGCCGACGGCGTGCGCAAGCGTGCCCGGATTTGCCGCCACGAAATCGGAACAGACCTGTCCGACGTAACCTATTCGATCGAGCCAGCGAATACCGCGCATGAACGACAGGCCGACAGCAGCGACCTCAGACGCGCCATTTCGCAGTTGCCGCCCGGACAGCGACAGGCGATCGAGTTGCTGAAGCTGCGGGAAATGTCCCTGAAGCAAGCAGCGGCTGCGACCGGGCTCAGCATCGCGGCACTCAAGGTGGCGACGCACCGCGGGCTCAAGGCGCTGCGCCTGATTCTCCCGGTTGGGAAATGACAATGGATACTCACACGCTTATCGATGCGCTCGTGGCCGACCTCAGGCCGGTCAGGCGTTTGTCCCCTCCCGCGTTGCGGTTGCTGGGATGGCTTGTCGTCTCGGTGCCGGCTGTCGCGGCGATTGTCGCATTGGAGGGGGTGCGCAGCGATATCACCGCGCAACTGGCGGAACCGAGTTTTCTGATCGAGCAAGTCACCACCGTGGCGACTGCGCTGGTGGCCGGATGGGCCGCGCTCGCCGGCTGTATCCCGGGCACGGCGCGCTGGAAGCTGTGGTTGCCCGTGGCGCCGCTGAGCGTCTGGATCGCAAGCCTTGGGCACCAGTGCTGGAGCGAATGGATTCTGGTCGGCGCATCCGGCATGTCGCTGCGTCCGGACTGGATGTGTCTGCCGAACATCGCTGTCATCGGCGCGCTGCCTGCGATTGCCATCGTCATCGCAATCCGGCGCGGCGCTCGGCTCGATGCGACGCCGGTGCTGTGGGGAAGCCTCGCGGCCGCGGCGCTCGCCGATGCGGCGCTACGCCTGATCCATGCCGAGGACGCCGCGCTGATGGTAATCGTCTGGCAATTCGGCAGCGTCGCGCTGTTCACGACGGCGCTGACGCTATTCCGCCGTTTTCTGGTACCGATTCGGACGGCTCGCATGCTGAGCTAACCGGTCAGTTACACGGGAACATGGTCGAACGTAACCTTTTGCGCCATTCGACGAAGTAACGGAATCGGCCTCGCCTCGAGTGCCGACCAACCAGGAGAAAGGAGAATCGCCATGACTCACCGACTGCTCGCCACCACCACGCTGTCCGCTGCCATGGGCCTCGCGCTGGCCATCCAGGGTGGCGCCGCCAGCGCGCAAGGCATGAAGGACATGTCGAATGCGCCACCGATCGTGAAGCAGAATATGGAACGCGCGATGAAGGGACACCTGGAAAAGTGCTATGGCATCAATGCCGTCGCGAAGAACGACTGTGCGGAAGGTGCTCACTCGTGCGCAGGACAAGCGACCCAGGCACGCGATTCCGCGTCGTTCGTGCTGCTGCCGGCAGGCGATTGCGGCAAGATCGCCGGCGGCAGCCTGAAGCATACGTAATGCGCGATGGCTCCCATGGCTTCCAATTCATGCATCGACCAGTCGCGGGAGTCTGGCCCGATCCCGGCTTCGGCCGGGGTCGGACTGCGTTTTCCCCACCATCAGGCATTCGTCGACATGCGCCCTGCCATCGGCTGGCTGGAGGTGCATGCCGAAAACTACATGGGTGGCGGCACGCCGTTGCGCTACCTGGACACGCTACGGCGTGACTATCCGGTGTCGCTGCACGGCGTCGGCCTGTCGCTTGGCAGCGCTGACGGACTGGATGCTGCGCATCTAGAACGCCTTGCCCGTACGATCGAACGGTTCGAGCCTTGGGTGATCTCCGAGCACCTGTCATGGAGCGTGGTCGGGCAAACGTATCTCGCCGATCTGCTGCCGCTGCCGATGACCGAGGAAGCGCTCAACGTCGTGTGCCACCACGTCGACCAGACACAGGAATATCTCGGACGCCGGATTCTGGTCGAGAACCCGTCGACGTATCTGCAGTTCAGCCACTCGACGATACCCGAGTGGGAGTTTCTGTCGAGCGTCGCATGCCGCACCGGCTGCGGCATTCTGTGCGACGTCAACAATATCTACGTCAGCGCACAAAATCACGGCTGGAATGCGCTTGCGTACCTCGATGCGCTTCCGCCCGCCGCGATCGGCGAGATCCATCTGGCGGGCCATTCAGTGACGACGCTCGATTCTGGCGCAACGATCAGGATCGACGATCACGGATCACGGGTGGCGCCCGCTGTCTGGACGCTCTACGAAGCTGCATTGACCCGATTCGGCGCGGTTCCAACATTGGTCGAGTGGGACACGAACATCCCTGCGCTGGACGTCCTTGTCGGGGAAGCTGCACTGGCCGAGCAGCAGCTCGGTCGCGCTCGCGAAAGGAGTCGCCATGCCGTCATTGCGTGAGCTACAGGACGCGTTTCGGCGGAGCATCGTCGAGCGCGACGATCTCGACGCCGCCGCTTGGATCCGCGATGACGGCATCGAGCCTGACAGGCGTTTGTCGGTCTATCGAAATACGTTTGCCAGTACGCTGATCCGCGCGATGCGGCTGTCATGTCCTGCGGTCGACCGATTGGTCGGCGGCGAATTCTTCGACGCGTCGGTTCGCGCGTACATCACTACTTGCCCACCACACAGCAGCTATCTGGACGAATTTGGTGGCGACTTCGCGGATTTTCT is a genomic window containing:
- a CDS encoding carboxymuconolactone decarboxylase family protein encodes the protein MNQTARLSLSPVSAETAQGRTKEVLDTARQQVGFIPNMYAGMANFPAVLDTYLHGYKLFRTESALTPAEQETVFLAISRANECTYCMAAHSMIATAVSKTPVDVVQAIRSDSPIDDPKLAALAEFTRLMVMSRGRPTSEQLSAFVSAGYTEHTVLEIILAIAVKTLSNYSNHVFHTEVDQKFQDFAWAPPTQG
- a CDS encoding DUF692 domain-containing protein, coding for MASNSCIDQSRESGPIPASAGVGLRFPHHQAFVDMRPAIGWLEVHAENYMGGGTPLRYLDTLRRDYPVSLHGVGLSLGSADGLDAAHLERLARTIERFEPWVISEHLSWSVVGQTYLADLLPLPMTEEALNVVCHHVDQTQEYLGRRILVENPSTYLQFSHSTIPEWEFLSSVACRTGCGILCDVNNIYVSAQNHGWNALAYLDALPPAAIGEIHLAGHSVTTLDSGATIRIDDHGSRVAPAVWTLYEAALTRFGAVPTLVEWDTNIPALDVLVGEAALAEQQLGRARERSRHAVIA
- a CDS encoding sigma-70 family RNA polymerase sigma factor, encoding MNVDDQRDSRWVALTKAAQAGDPISYATLLREVSPFLRRVARQGWPRGNAADIEDVVQETLLTLHAVRHTFDPTRPFTPWLLSLLQRRIADGVRKRARICRHEIGTDLSDVTYSIEPANTAHERQADSSDLRRAISQLPPGQRQAIELLKLREMSLKQAAAATGLSIAALKVATHRGLKALRLILPVGK
- a CDS encoding DUF692 domain-containing protein codes for the protein MATGRSVLESTRSRAARAARPNCDLGVGIGLRHAHYRDFLDRKQPVDWVEVHTENYLGDGGYDLHVLECVRQDYPLSFHGVGLGLGSAMPVDTRHLDRIAALVSRFQPVLVSEHLCWSAVPTRHVNDLLPLPFTQEALGVVTRHVDQMQTVLKRTILLENISSHLRFGHDEMKEMEFLMEVVRQTGCAVLLDLNNLYVNQCNHREDALAAIDRVAPDAVREIHLAGHLVTEDSVIDNHGSRVCSDVWALYEQALDRFGPISTLVEWDTDIPPIDVLLDEAATARRLAAARASGRTGGQAA
- a CDS encoding DUF2282 domain-containing protein, producing the protein MDNKRRILIAAALAGALGASLSATAQADEAKLKCYGVAKAGQNDCASKTGAHACAGQSKKDYDPLDFKLMPKSACDKLGGKEA
- a CDS encoding DoxX family protein, translating into MNTVVKAGFMAERFNGKLQRYGGALVNLGLRWFVGWQFFKSGLLKISDWGNTLSMFHDVYHTPLLAPNVAAALGAFGELTFPALLFVGFLSRPAALGLFFVNAVAVISYPDLFHFDCPAAIQSHLYWGISLLVLLVWGPGGLSLDHWLKHSRSGK
- a CDS encoding DUF2282 domain-containing protein, whose amino-acid sequence is MTHRLLATTTLSAAMGLALAIQGGAASAQGMKDMSNAPPIVKQNMERAMKGHLEKCYGINAVAKNDCAEGAHSCAGQATQARDSASFVLLPAGDCGKIAGGSLKHT
- a CDS encoding NrsF family protein gives rise to the protein MDTHTLIDALVADLRPVRRLSPPALRLLGWLVVSVPAVAAIVALEGVRSDITAQLAEPSFLIEQVTTVATALVAGWAALAGCIPGTARWKLWLPVAPLSVWIASLGHQCWSEWILVGASGMSLRPDWMCLPNIAVIGALPAIAIVIAIRRGARLDATPVLWGSLAAAALADAALRLIHAEDAALMVIVWQFGSVALFTTALTLFRRFLVPIRTARMLS
- a CDS encoding TetR/AcrR family transcriptional regulator is translated as MARPMEFDRSEALARAIDAFWECGYGALSANDLADRMRIGKSSLYNTFGSKAELLQEAVVGYTDLKSAALQQAMRGRSAVDVLRALLLDIVKRNDDGRGCLLVNTAVELGRHDAHVAQTTRAGFDAMAAAFEGLIASAQQAGEIRADLDAKDHARILVTSIAGLRVMVQSGFTSKEMRPFIETVLASMRI
- a CDS encoding DNA-binding domain-containing protein; this translates as MDKPLKDLQREFVEALLHPDAGKRMLGMLAGKDTRNWNRLALYRGNLTGTWHQVLASAYPVVHALIGDAFFVALSREYGLADPASSGDLNQFGHRMSELLASWPPTAPYRYLADVARLEWAVHRAYFAAEAMSWSAEQWARLAPDTLESAFLSLDPAVELLHTSTSAADLWLAHQEDGNEQTVHDIDAPQWIVVSRPRWLPVVHAVTPATFGMLAALRRHESLGAALDVALAIDRDFDFATAWRTWIERKIIVAATFE
- a CDS encoding DUF6789 family protein, with the protein product MSNAIQNEKPAIGRGMLAGFVATVVLSILIMMKHAMGVMPELDPIGMISHMLGMSTPVVGWVMHFMIGIVWGIAFASTSRMFPGPFWLKGMLFAVVPWLVMMFAMMPMAGAGFFGLDLGMAAPVMTLMLHLVFGAVLGAVYGTRASQVTPA
- a CDS encoding TVP38/TMEM64 family protein, with the translated sequence MTYDAPRHRVSVTRIAIAVAGLLLLTAGWWAWGQFPQWFGIDTVRRAVAAIRSLGAWGMLLSIALMTVHSFLPFPAEVIAIANGVIYGPVWGSVITWVGAMIGATSAFGIVRGLGRPFVRWMLPARQQAQLASWSRQHAGLTILLARLLPAIAFNLVNYASALTDVSLWTFLWATGIGILPLTICLNLLGDRMLTGWNGLAFVVATLALALTCVAVYRLVRRRAAAGIRDHGNHRSRNQ
- a CDS encoding haloacid dehalogenase type II, whose amino-acid sequence is MSARSSRRRILVFDVNETLLDIEVLHPFFARVFGDAGTMRQWFAELILYSEALSLSGRYVEFGTLSVAVLRMVAEIRKVTLMPADVEQFAATMRTLPPHRDVPEALNRLAAAGFRMVTLTNSTSHAGQAVLDSAGLTRYFERLFSVDEVKRFKPDREVYVHVANELAVRPEQLRLIAAHTWDTLGAMAAGYAAALVARPGNAPLPVGEQPDIVAPDLVTVADRIIATDIE